Proteins from a genomic interval of Papaver somniferum cultivar HN1 chromosome 4, ASM357369v1, whole genome shotgun sequence:
- the LOC113273589 gene encoding acyl-coenzyme A thioesterase 13-like gives MASLSRFSSLISCPASNTDETHSWNSKENTYNFLHGRGAFGKPNEASERKGLFSDRILDLLKVDQIEPGRIICSLTVNPHVTNPYGTLHGGAVAAVAKLVAMACARTVVDEDKELYLGELNMSYHSASAVNVELEVDGCILKRGRNVTTAAVEFRVKGTKKVAYTARATFFTTSVSKL, from the exons ATGGCCTCACTATCAAGATTTTCTTCACTAATTTCCTGCCCTGCTAGCAATACAGATGAAACTCATTCATGGAACTCAAAAGAGAACACATACAACTTCTTGCACGGACGTGGAGCCTTCGGAAAACCAAACGAAGCTTCTGAGAGAAAGGGTTTGTTCTCTGATAGAATACTAGATCTTCTAAAGGTCGATCAAATTGAACCTGGTCGTATCATTTGCAGTCTCACTGTCAACCCTCATGTCACT AATCCTTATGGTACACTTCATGgaggtgctgttgctgctgttgcaaAATTGGTCGCAATGGCTTGTGCTAGAACTGTTGTGGATGAAGATAAGGAATTATATCTTGGGGAGTTGAATATGTCGTACCACTCGGCTTCTGCTGTAAAT GTGGAACTGGAAGTTGATGGATGCATACTAAAGCGTGGCAGGAATGTAACTACAGCGGCAGTTGAGTTTAGAGTGAAGGGAACAAAGAAAGTCGCTTATACTGCTCGGGCTACCTTCTTTACCACTTCGGTTTCGAAATTGTGA
- the LOC113272142 gene encoding uncharacterized protein LOC113272142 — translation MRLPTREDTKRLLAENAARGFPGMLGSVDCMHFQWKNCPTTWAGTFRGHEKKPTIILEVVESYDRWFWHGFFGTPGSNNDLNILAQSPLFDMMVNGLEAPCNYRINGHNYDKGYYLADNIYPRLSCIVQSFKILLPNQPANTLFNRYQQAKRKDVERAFGTLQNKFQITKKPAIYWDKEDINFIIKDCLILHNMVIENEIRNLDWGQVVNEPIRQVTGIPRSYHELRNDEAYLQLRNDLVQHIWIRHGIGLRDGEMPPESPPPPPDDLDGSDGEFDPTDVYPPE, via the coding sequence ATGCGACTTCCTACAAGAGAAGACACGAAAAGATTATTGGCAGAAAATGCAGCTAGAGGGTTTCCTGGAATGCTTGGAagtgttgattgtatgcattTTCAGTGGAAGAATTGTCCAACAACATGGGCAGGTACGTTCCGTGGACATGAGAAAAAACCTACCATCATCTTAGAAGTTGTGGAATCATATGATcggtggttttggcatggtttctttGGAACGCCAGGGTCGAACAACGACTTGAACATCTTGGCTCAATCTCCACTTTTTGATATGATGGTTAATGGTTTAGAAGCTCCTTGTAATTACCGCATCAATGGCCACAACTACGACAAGGGTTACTACTTGGCGGATAATATATATCCACGATTGTCTTGTATTGTGCAGTCATTCAAAATTCTTCTTCCAAATCAGCCAGCCAATACGTTGTTCAATAGATACCAACAAGCGAAGAGAAAGGATGTTGAAAGGGCTTTTGGAACTCTCCAAAACAAGTTCCAAATAACAAAAAAGCCAGCAATATATTGGGATAAGGAGGATATAAACTTTATTATCAAGGATTGTTTGATtttgcataacatggtcattgagaATGAAATACGTAACTTAGATTGGGGTCAAGTCGTGAACGAACCAATACGACAGGTTACTGGAATACCGAGGTCATACCACGAGTTAAGGAATGATGAGGCATATCTCCAACTCCGCAATGATCTTGTTCAACATATTTGGATACGACATGGAATAGGTCTCAGAGACGGTGAAATGCCACCAGAATCTCCCCCTCCGCCACCAGATGATCTTGACGGTTCGGATGGTGAATTCGATCCTACCGATGTTTACCCACCAGAATAA
- the LOC113273590 gene encoding acyl-coenzyme A thioesterase 13-like — MASTSTSSSSSSSSSSSSSSLIRSSASNTDEWNLRKKYVEGFLQRLGASKDLPETHQKKGFVSDMMRNLLKVDRIGRGRIVCHLTVKRLVTNAYGTFHGGTVAGVAELIAIACARTVVDEDRKLFLGEMSLSYLSASAINVELEIDGCIVKSGRNVTTTSVEFRVRGTKKVVYTARATFFTAPVSKV, encoded by the exons ATGGCCTCAacatctacttcttcttcttcttcttcttcttcttcttcttcttcttcttcactaattaGGTCCTCTGCAAGCAATACAGACGAATGGAACTTGAGGAAGAAATATGTCGAGGGATTCTTACAAAGACTTGGAGCTTCCAAAGATCTTCCTGAAACTCATCAGAAAAAGGGTTTTGTCTCTGATATGATGAGAAATCTACTCAAGGTCGATCGTATTGGACGTGGTCGTATCGTTTGTCACCTCACTGTCAAGCGTCTAGTCACT AATGCTTATGGTACGTTTCATGGAGGTACAGTTGCTGGAGTTGCTGAATTGATAGCAATAGCTTGTGCTAGaactgttgttgatgaagataggAAGTTGTTTCTTGGAGAAATGAGTCTGTCTTATCTCTCTGCTTCTGCTATAAAT GTAGAATTGGAAATTGATGGATGCATAGTGAAGAGTGGCAGGAATGTAACTACAACATCTGTTGAGTTCAGAGTCAGGGGAACAAAGAAAGTTGTTTATACTGCTCGTGCTACCTTCTTTACGGCACCGGTTTCAAAAGTATGA
- the LOC113272143 gene encoding uncharacterized protein LOC113272143 codes for MTYGIDLSIGDDREEREIVLYQYMTQRMHRLFQPVPQEVLTRQMVDMKREDGDARMMHEYFRPNCTWGPKKFHQRLGMYQPLFLRILSETVVADPAFDFHVDCTEKLGHSPHMKMYAVMKCLCKGIAVDSTDDYVRMGAPTVYIVCEEVY; via the coding sequence ATGACGTATGGTATCGATCTTAGCATTGGTGATgatagagaggagagagaaattgtGTTGTACCAGTATATGACTCAAAGAATGCATAGGCTCTTCCAACCGGTGCCTCAAGAAGTATTGACGCGACAAATGGTAGACATGAAACGAGAGGATGGAGATGCAAGGATGATGCATGAATACTTTAGACCTAACTGTACTTGGGGCCCTAAGAAGTTCCACCAACGTTTGGGTATGTATCAACCTCTTTTCTTACGTATTCTAAGTGAAACAGTTGTCGCGGATCCTGCTTTTGATTTCCATGTTGATTGCACCGAAAAACTTGGCCACTCTCCCCACATGAAGATGTATGCCGTAATGAAATGTTTGTGTAAAGGCATAGCCGTTGATAGCACAGATGATTATGTCCGTATGGGAGCGCCGACCGTCTATATTGTATGTGAAGAGGTTTACTAG